The Microbulbifer hydrolyticus genome has a segment encoding these proteins:
- the fabV gene encoding enoyl-ACP reductase FabV, with amino-acid sequence MIIKPKVRGFICTNAHPQGCAANVREQIEYIKSQPAIQDGPKNVLVIGASTGYGLASRITAAFGCGANTLGVFFEKPPSEKRTASAGYYNSAAFEDEAHKAGLYAKSINGDAFSNEIKAQAIDLIKQDLGKVDLVIYSLASPRRTDPETGELYSSVLKPIGESYTAKNLNTDKLEISDISVDPASEEEIAATVKVMGGEDWELWMKALGDAGVLADDCKTVAYTYIGEKLTWPIYGHATIGKAKEDLDRAAKAITDSSKADANVAVLKALVTQSSSAIPVMPLYISIVYKVMKEEGTHEGCIEQLYRLYTEGLYTDSPRLDDTNRFRMDDKELRPETQAKIEKLWPEVTEENLFQLTDYKGYSDDFLKLFGFGVDGVDYEADISPIVEADFK; translated from the coding sequence ATGATCATCAAGCCGAAAGTACGCGGATTCATCTGCACCAACGCCCACCCGCAGGGCTGCGCCGCCAATGTGCGTGAACAGATCGAATACATCAAATCCCAGCCCGCCATCCAGGACGGCCCCAAAAACGTCCTCGTTATCGGTGCATCCACCGGCTACGGTCTCGCTTCCCGTATCACTGCGGCATTCGGCTGCGGCGCCAACACCCTGGGCGTTTTCTTCGAGAAGCCGCCGAGCGAAAAGCGCACCGCCTCCGCCGGCTATTACAATTCAGCGGCGTTTGAAGACGAAGCCCACAAAGCTGGCCTGTACGCCAAAAGCATCAACGGCGATGCCTTCTCCAATGAAATCAAAGCGCAGGCCATCGACCTGATCAAGCAGGACCTCGGCAAGGTCGACCTGGTGATCTACAGCCTCGCTTCCCCGCGTCGTACCGACCCGGAGACCGGCGAGCTATACAGCTCGGTATTGAAGCCTATCGGTGAATCCTACACCGCCAAAAATCTCAATACCGACAAGCTGGAAATCTCGGATATCAGCGTTGACCCGGCGAGCGAAGAAGAAATCGCGGCCACCGTCAAAGTCATGGGCGGTGAAGACTGGGAGCTGTGGATGAAGGCGCTCGGCGACGCCGGGGTGTTGGCCGACGACTGCAAAACCGTTGCCTACACCTATATTGGTGAAAAACTTACCTGGCCGATCTACGGTCACGCGACCATCGGCAAGGCGAAGGAAGACCTGGACCGCGCGGCCAAGGCCATTACCGACAGTAGTAAAGCCGATGCCAACGTTGCGGTACTGAAAGCACTGGTTACCCAGTCCAGCTCCGCGATTCCGGTTATGCCCCTGTATATCTCTATCGTCTACAAGGTGATGAAGGAAGAGGGCACGCACGAAGGTTGTATCGAGCAGTTGTACCGTCTTTACACCGAAGGTCTGTATACCGACAGCCCGCGCCTGGACGATACCAACCGCTTCCGTATGGACGACAAGGAGCTGCGGCCGGAAACCCAGGCCAAGATTGAAAAGCTTTGGCCGGAAGTGACCGAGGAAAACCTGTTCCAGCTGACCGATTACAAAGGTTACAGCGACGACTTCCTCAAGCTGTTTGGCTTCGGTGTTGACGGTGTCGATTACGAGGCGGACATCAGCCCGATCGTGGAAGCCGATTTTAAATAA
- a CDS encoding acyl-CoA thioesterase encodes MKYYSRHFVKPGDLNPAQRLFGGQALAWIDEEAAIFAGCQMGTANIVTKLMSEIDFVSSAVCGDIVEFGFEVTDIGRTSLTVHCEMRNKQTRELIVRVERIVFVALDAQGKPAPHKKAGMTAAEAANTSSEVSKLAS; translated from the coding sequence ATGAAGTACTACTCACGTCATTTCGTTAAACCCGGCGACCTGAATCCGGCCCAACGTCTGTTTGGCGGCCAGGCACTGGCGTGGATAGATGAGGAGGCAGCTATTTTCGCAGGGTGCCAGATGGGCACCGCAAACATTGTCACCAAACTGATGTCGGAGATCGACTTTGTCAGCTCCGCGGTTTGCGGAGATATCGTGGAGTTCGGTTTTGAGGTGACGGATATTGGTCGCACATCGCTCACGGTGCACTGTGAGATGCGCAACAAGCAGACCCGCGAGCTGATCGTAAGGGTGGAGCGGATCGTGTTTGTTGCGCTGGATGCGCAGGGAAAGCCGGCACCGCACAAAAAGGCTGGAATGACCGCGGCAGAGGCCGCGAATACCTCTTCGGAGGTAAGCAAGCTCGCCAGTTGA
- a CDS encoding universal stress protein, with protein MTEQKDPHVLSCIDGSRFSGAVCDYSAWIANRASAPIKLLHNIERVSTPAVADLSGSIGLGSQEELLEELTSLEQQRSKLLLEQGRQMLEGARERALKGGAERVVTCQRHGSLIESLVELEDHIRVLVLGIRGEEHGEANRGLGAQLETVVRSLHKPILVVNREFKAPRSIMLAYDGSEAARKALDMVATSPVFKAVDCHLVYVGDGAESVLAEGAEALSHGGVSVISANLQGKTVESLIAYQQEHDIDLTVMGAFSHSKLRDLLLGSVTAKMLLGTNQPLLLLR; from the coding sequence ATGACCGAACAGAAAGATCCCCACGTACTCAGCTGCATCGACGGTTCCCGTTTTAGCGGCGCCGTCTGCGATTACTCCGCCTGGATTGCCAACCGCGCATCCGCTCCCATCAAACTCCTCCACAACATTGAACGCGTATCGACGCCGGCAGTGGCGGACCTGAGCGGTAGCATTGGCCTGGGTAGTCAGGAAGAGTTGCTGGAGGAGCTGACTTCACTGGAGCAGCAGCGTTCAAAACTGCTGCTGGAGCAGGGGCGGCAGATGCTGGAGGGCGCGCGCGAGCGGGCGTTGAAAGGCGGCGCAGAGCGTGTGGTCACCTGTCAGCGTCACGGTAGCCTGATCGAGTCGCTGGTAGAACTGGAGGACCATATCCGGGTTCTGGTGCTGGGGATTCGCGGTGAGGAGCACGGTGAGGCCAACCGCGGGCTGGGGGCGCAGCTGGAGACTGTAGTGCGCTCACTGCACAAGCCTATCCTGGTGGTAAACCGTGAGTTCAAGGCGCCGCGTTCGATCATGCTCGCCTACGACGGCAGTGAAGCGGCGCGCAAGGCGCTGGATATGGTGGCCACTAGCCCGGTGTTTAAAGCAGTGGATTGCCACCTGGTATATGTCGGGGACGGGGCCGAGTCGGTTCTGGCCGAGGGCGCTGAGGCATTGAGCCACGGCGGAGTTTCGGTAATCAGCGCGAACCTTCAGGGCAAGACGGTAGAGTCACTGATTGCCTACCAGCAGGAGCACGACATTGACCTTACGGTGATGGGCGCCTTCAGCCACAGCAAGTTGCGCGATCTCCTGTTGGGAAGCGTGACCGCGAAAATGCTGCTTGGTACCAACCAGCCTCTGCTGCTGCTGCGCTAA
- a CDS encoding SulP family inorganic anion transporter, with amino-acid sequence MQFSNTLLSSTRNDWFGNIRRDVLAGLVVALALIPEAIAFSIIAGVDPRVGLYASFCIAVVIAFVGGRPGMISAATGAMALLMVTLVKEHGLQYLLAATLLTGVIQIIAGYLKLGSLMSFVSRAVVTGFVNALAILIFMAQLPELTDVTWHVYAMTAAGLGIIYLFPYVPVVGKVLPSPLVCILVLTAVAVVLGLDIRTVGDMGELPDTLPIFLWPDVPLNFETLKIIFPYSAGLAVVGLLESLMTATIVDDLTDTDSDKNRECKGQGIANIGAGMLGGMAGCAMIGQSVINVKSGGRGRLSTLVAGVGLLTLVVFLSDYVAVIPMAALVAVMIMVSIGTFDWGSIRDLKKLPLSTNLVMLSTVIVVVFTHNLAFGVFVGVLLASLFFANKVSHFMYVSSDLDEEQNCRTYTVVGQVFFNSADKFVAAFDFKEALDKVVIDLSRAHFWDVSAVYSLDKAVVKFRREGAEVELIGLNEASSTIVDRFGVHDKPEEIEKVLGGH; translated from the coding sequence ATGCAGTTCTCCAACACCCTGTTGTCGTCCACCAGAAACGACTGGTTCGGCAATATCCGCCGCGATGTGCTCGCTGGTCTCGTAGTAGCGCTCGCGCTCATCCCCGAGGCCATCGCCTTTTCCATCATCGCCGGTGTGGATCCGCGGGTGGGCCTGTATGCCTCCTTCTGTATTGCGGTAGTGATCGCCTTTGTGGGTGGGCGCCCGGGCATGATCTCCGCCGCTACCGGTGCCATGGCACTGTTGATGGTGACGCTGGTCAAGGAGCACGGACTTCAGTACCTGCTGGCTGCGACCTTGTTGACCGGGGTGATACAGATCATCGCTGGCTACCTCAAACTCGGCAGTCTGATGAGCTTTGTGTCGAGGGCCGTGGTCACGGGGTTCGTGAATGCACTCGCCATTCTGATCTTTATGGCCCAGTTGCCGGAGCTCACCGATGTGACCTGGCACGTATACGCCATGACCGCAGCGGGCCTTGGCATCATCTACCTATTCCCTTACGTTCCGGTGGTGGGCAAGGTGCTGCCGTCGCCGCTGGTGTGCATCCTGGTGCTGACCGCTGTTGCGGTCGTTCTGGGACTGGATATCCGCACCGTGGGGGACATGGGGGAACTGCCTGATACCCTGCCGATCTTCCTGTGGCCGGACGTACCGCTGAACTTTGAAACCCTGAAGATCATCTTCCCTTATTCCGCTGGCCTCGCCGTAGTCGGCCTGCTGGAATCCCTGATGACCGCCACCATCGTGGACGACCTGACCGATACCGACAGCGACAAGAACCGCGAGTGTAAGGGCCAGGGCATTGCCAACATTGGTGCGGGCATGCTCGGGGGTATGGCGGGCTGTGCGATGATCGGCCAGTCGGTGATCAACGTGAAATCCGGTGGCCGCGGCCGTCTGTCGACCCTGGTAGCAGGTGTTGGCCTGCTGACGCTTGTAGTGTTCCTCAGTGACTACGTGGCGGTGATTCCGATGGCCGCGCTGGTGGCGGTGATGATCATGGTGTCCATCGGTACCTTCGACTGGGGCTCAATCCGCGATCTGAAGAAGCTGCCGCTGTCGACGAATCTGGTGATGCTGTCCACGGTGATTGTGGTAGTGTTTACCCATAATCTGGCTTTTGGTGTGTTTGTGGGCGTACTGCTGGCATCCCTGTTCTTCGCCAACAAGGTGAGCCACTTTATGTACGTGAGCTCGGACCTGGATGAAGAGCAGAATTGCCGTACCTACACCGTAGTGGGGCAGGTATTCTTCAATTCGGCGGACAAGTTTGTTGCGGCGTTCGATTTCAAGGAGGCGCTGGACAAGGTGGTGATCGACCTGAGCCGGGCGCATTTCTGGGATGTGTCGGCGGTGTACTCTCTGGACAAGGCGGTGGTGAAGTTCCGCCGTGAAGGTGCCGAGGTAGAGTTGATCGGCCTGAACGAGGCGAGCTCGACCATCGTTGACCGCTTCGGGGTGCACGACAAGCCGGAAGAAATTGAGAAGGTACTTGGGGGGCACTGA
- a CDS encoding efflux RND transporter periplasmic adaptor subunit: MIRDTSGQDVQLTPASPWKNPRLLKRAGLGVAAAAFVVWGLMSWQSTNAVDASVSLSRLNIAAVERGDLVRDLVVQGKVVAANSPTLFSPAQGIVKFAVKAGDTVEQGQLLAEVDSPQLQNQLAQESAMYNKLSVELARQKIQAKRQRLENTQKADLAKVDLTAAQRELKRAELSMEKQIISQLDFEKASDDLARAELEYKQAVQNSQLENEALTFETQTLQLQVDQQQLQVEELQRKVNELNIVSPVDGTIGSLAATQRASVAANTPLLTVVDLTSFELEAAVPENYADDLGLAMEVEINMGGRKLPGEITAIAPEVIDNQVVARVRFTGNQPKNLRQNLRLTARVLLENRSDVMLVKRGAFLDQTGGRFAWKLNDQQQAVKVPITIGALGLNQVEIVSGLNEGDQIITSAADELEKAQLVALKD; the protein is encoded by the coding sequence ATGATCAGAGATACCTCCGGGCAGGACGTCCAACTCACACCCGCAAGCCCGTGGAAGAACCCGCGCCTGCTGAAGCGCGCCGGACTCGGCGTCGCCGCGGCCGCATTTGTGGTGTGGGGGCTGATGAGCTGGCAGAGCACCAACGCGGTGGACGCAAGCGTTTCCCTTTCCCGCCTCAACATCGCCGCAGTGGAGCGTGGTGACCTGGTGAGAGACCTGGTAGTCCAGGGCAAGGTAGTGGCCGCCAACAGCCCTACCCTGTTCAGTCCCGCCCAGGGCATCGTCAAGTTTGCGGTAAAGGCCGGCGATACGGTTGAGCAGGGCCAGTTGCTGGCAGAGGTGGACAGCCCCCAACTGCAAAACCAGCTCGCCCAGGAAAGCGCCATGTACAACAAGCTGAGCGTGGAACTGGCGCGGCAGAAAATCCAGGCCAAGCGCCAGCGGCTCGAAAACACCCAGAAAGCAGATCTCGCCAAGGTAGACCTCACCGCGGCACAGCGCGAACTGAAGCGTGCCGAGCTGTCGATGGAAAAGCAGATCATCTCCCAGCTGGATTTCGAGAAAGCCAGTGACGACCTCGCCCGCGCGGAGCTGGAGTACAAACAGGCGGTACAGAATTCCCAGCTGGAAAACGAAGCCCTCACGTTTGAGACCCAGACACTCCAGCTGCAGGTGGACCAGCAGCAACTGCAAGTGGAAGAGCTGCAGCGCAAGGTCAATGAACTCAACATTGTCTCACCGGTAGACGGCACCATCGGTAGCCTCGCCGCCACCCAGCGGGCCTCCGTCGCCGCCAATACCCCGCTGCTCACGGTTGTCGACCTCACCAGCTTCGAGCTGGAAGCCGCGGTACCGGAAAACTACGCCGACGACCTGGGGCTCGCCATGGAAGTGGAAATCAACATGGGCGGCAGGAAACTGCCCGGCGAGATTACCGCCATCGCCCCCGAAGTCATCGACAACCAGGTCGTCGCCCGCGTGCGCTTTACCGGCAACCAGCCGAAAAACCTCCGCCAGAACCTGCGCCTCACCGCGCGCGTACTGCTGGAAAACCGCAGCGACGTGATGCTGGTCAAGCGCGGCGCCTTCCTGGATCAGACCGGCGGGCGCTTTGCGTGGAAACTGAATGACCAACAGCAGGCGGTGAAAGTGCCGATCACCATCGGCGCACTGGGTCTGAACCAGGTCGAGATTGTTTCCGGCCTGAACGAAGGCGACCAGATCATCACCTCGGCTGCGGACGAGCTGGAGAAGGCACAGCTGGTTGCGCTGAAAGATTAA
- a CDS encoding ABC transporter ATP-binding protein, translated as MLKMHNIRKSYRTDTIETHALRDFSLEVNEGEFVSVTGPSGSGKTTFLNIAGLLETPTGGEYLLDGQEVGNLSDRDRSRLRNEKIGFIFQGFNLIPDLNLFDNIDVPLRYRGFNGKERRRRIERALEQVGLSARAKHLPAQLSGGQQQRVAIARALAGEPRFLLADEPTGNLDSLMARQVMELLEFINEWGTTIIMVTHDPDLARRAQRNIQIVDGQVSDLRQSIAQDEAAIA; from the coding sequence ATGCTGAAGATGCACAATATCCGTAAAAGCTATCGCACCGATACGATCGAAACCCATGCGCTTCGAGATTTCAGCCTGGAAGTCAACGAAGGTGAATTCGTATCCGTTACCGGTCCCAGTGGCTCCGGCAAAACCACCTTCCTCAACATCGCCGGCCTGCTGGAAACACCCACCGGCGGTGAGTACCTGCTGGACGGCCAGGAAGTCGGCAACCTGTCCGACCGCGACCGCTCGCGCCTGCGCAACGAAAAAATCGGCTTTATCTTCCAGGGCTTCAACCTGATACCCGACCTCAACCTGTTCGACAACATCGACGTTCCCCTGCGCTACCGCGGCTTCAACGGCAAAGAACGCCGCCGCCGTATCGAAAGAGCCCTGGAACAGGTCGGCCTCTCCGCCCGCGCCAAACACCTGCCCGCACAACTGTCCGGCGGTCAGCAGCAGCGCGTCGCCATCGCCCGTGCCCTCGCCGGCGAACCACGCTTCCTGCTCGCAGACGAACCCACCGGCAACCTCGACTCCCTGATGGCACGTCAGGTCATGGAACTGCTGGAATTCATCAACGAATGGGGTACCACCATCATCATGGTTACCCACGACCCGGATCTCGCACGCCGCGCGCAACGCAACATCCAGATCGTTGACGGCCAGGTTTCCGACCTGCGCCAGAGCATTGCCCAAGACGAAGCTGCAATCGCATAA
- a CDS encoding ABC transporter permease: MIGYYISLAVRSLRGTPILSTLMIAAIAVGVGASMTVLTLNYMMSQNALAHKDDVLYAVQLDSWDPNQAYARSNNEIPYQLTYQDATGLLRSDIPTRQVAMHRFGFTVTMEDSEVRPFVAETRVTTRDFFSMFDVPMQYGNTWGKEADSAPVQSVVLSKAINEKLFGGENSVGKTVTLNGQPFTVSGVIDYWNPSPKVYDLNNSPFSDSAEIYIPFGLHRKFEIYSWGNNNGWNSPDNGIEGYEGHLQGESVWLQFWVELDNDKQKQQYEEFLTGYIQQQKEQGRFQRPLKFALTRPSEWLVLNEVLRDDNRVLGWASLAFLLVCVVNAVALLLAKFLRKAPEAGVRRALGASRNAIFIQHLIESTCIGALGGLIGIGLALLGLSGIRLLSMGQIDQIASMDWLMMLAAVALAILASLLAGLYPAWRISRTNPSVYLKTQ; encoded by the coding sequence ATGATCGGCTACTACATCAGCCTCGCCGTGCGCAGCCTGCGAGGCACCCCCATATTGAGTACCCTCATGATTGCCGCCATCGCCGTAGGCGTCGGTGCGTCCATGACCGTACTCACCCTGAATTACATGATGTCGCAGAACGCACTGGCGCATAAAGATGACGTACTTTATGCCGTACAGCTGGACAGCTGGGACCCAAACCAGGCCTATGCTCGCAGCAACAACGAAATCCCCTACCAGCTGACTTATCAGGACGCCACCGGACTACTGCGCTCAGACATCCCCACCCGTCAGGTCGCCATGCACCGCTTCGGGTTCACCGTCACCATGGAAGACTCCGAGGTTCGACCATTTGTCGCCGAAACGCGGGTCACCACTCGTGACTTCTTTTCCATGTTCGACGTCCCAATGCAGTATGGCAACACCTGGGGCAAGGAAGCAGACAGCGCCCCAGTCCAATCCGTTGTTTTGAGCAAGGCGATCAATGAAAAGCTGTTTGGTGGCGAAAACAGCGTAGGCAAAACAGTAACCCTGAACGGCCAGCCCTTTACCGTAAGCGGCGTCATCGATTACTGGAACCCCTCCCCCAAGGTGTACGACCTGAACAACAGTCCGTTCAGTGACTCCGCGGAAATCTACATACCGTTTGGCCTGCATCGCAAGTTCGAGATCTATAGCTGGGGAAACAACAACGGCTGGAACAGCCCGGATAACGGCATCGAAGGCTACGAGGGGCACCTCCAGGGCGAAAGTGTGTGGCTGCAGTTCTGGGTGGAGCTCGACAATGACAAGCAAAAGCAGCAGTACGAAGAGTTTCTGACCGGCTATATTCAGCAACAAAAAGAGCAAGGACGCTTCCAACGCCCCCTCAAGTTCGCACTGACACGCCCCTCGGAATGGCTCGTACTGAACGAAGTCCTGCGCGATGACAACCGCGTACTCGGCTGGGCCTCGCTCGCATTTCTCCTGGTGTGTGTGGTGAACGCTGTTGCCCTGCTACTGGCAAAATTTTTGCGCAAAGCACCAGAGGCCGGCGTGCGCCGCGCCCTGGGCGCCAGCCGCAATGCCATTTTCATCCAGCACTTGATCGAGAGCACTTGCATCGGCGCACTGGGCGGTCTGATCGGTATTGGCCTCGCCCTGCTGGGGTTGTCCGGTATACGCCTGCTGTCCATGGGACAGATTGACCAGATTGCATCGATGGACTGGCTGATGATGCTCGCCGCAGTGGCGCTCGCAATACTCGCCAGCCTGCTCGCCGGCCTGTATCCGGCCTGGCGCATCAGCCGCACCAACCCATCTGTCTACTTGAAAACCCAGTGA
- a CDS encoding ABC transporter permease, with the protein MFELKPMLSALWRNKVSALLIAIQLALTLAIVSNATVIVQDRLKNIARPTGMDVENIIAITFMPVPTDYDMAGAVRADLDMMRAMPGIVDATVTNQIPVSGSGSASSYYLEPNAQIGDVDGNYYQTDPHFINTLGLNLIEGRNFRQDEMGVYGSNERYESNVIVVTKQFADQAFPEGNALGKFLYHGSDDKPMEIIGIVERHLGAWPSWSLAGNVVFHPLLIEENHKRYLVRTEPGQRDAIFKQLEDKLADRDPQRVIHLETLSENLASTYVADNIMVKVLATVMALLTFIVALGIVGLTIFWINQRAKQIGVRRALGATRANIGRYFLVENSMIAGTGLILGTAAALIINQLMVSEFSQPALSLPMLAVCALILLLVSIVAALMPAMRAANISPAMATRSI; encoded by the coding sequence ATGTTTGAACTGAAACCCATGTTGTCCGCCCTCTGGCGCAACAAAGTGTCGGCCCTGTTGATTGCTATACAGCTTGCACTCACCCTGGCCATCGTCAGCAACGCGACCGTGATCGTACAGGACCGCCTGAAAAACATCGCGCGCCCCACCGGTATGGATGTCGAAAACATCATCGCCATCACCTTCATGCCAGTTCCCACGGACTACGATATGGCAGGCGCCGTGCGCGCTGACCTGGACATGATGCGCGCGATGCCCGGTATTGTGGATGCCACCGTCACCAACCAGATCCCGGTATCCGGCTCTGGCTCCGCCAGTAGTTATTACCTGGAGCCCAATGCTCAAATTGGCGACGTCGATGGCAACTACTACCAGACCGACCCTCATTTCATCAATACACTGGGATTGAACCTGATCGAAGGGCGTAACTTCCGGCAGGATGAAATGGGTGTGTACGGTTCCAATGAACGCTACGAAAGCAACGTGATTGTTGTAACCAAGCAATTCGCGGATCAGGCCTTCCCCGAAGGCAACGCCCTTGGCAAGTTTTTGTACCATGGCAGCGATGACAAGCCGATGGAGATTATCGGCATTGTCGAGCGCCACCTCGGAGCCTGGCCAAGCTGGTCCCTCGCGGGTAATGTGGTATTCCACCCGCTGCTGATCGAAGAGAACCACAAACGCTACCTGGTTCGCACAGAGCCCGGCCAGCGCGACGCGATTTTCAAACAACTGGAAGACAAGCTCGCCGACAGGGACCCGCAAAGGGTGATCCATCTGGAAACCCTGTCAGAAAACCTCGCGAGCACCTACGTTGCGGACAACATCATGGTTAAGGTGCTCGCTACGGTGATGGCCCTTCTGACCTTCATCGTGGCGCTCGGTATCGTCGGCCTCACTATTTTCTGGATCAACCAGCGCGCCAAACAGATCGGTGTACGCCGTGCCCTGGGCGCCACGCGGGCCAACATCGGCCGCTATTTCCTGGTAGAAAATTCGATGATTGCCGGCACCGGACTGATACTTGGTACAGCGGCAGCGCTGATTATCAACCAGCTAATGGTGAGTGAATTTTCACAACCGGCCTTGTCATTGCCCATGCTCGCGGTGTGTGCGCTAATATTGCTTCTGGTCAGCATTGTCGCGGCACTGATGCCGGCGATGCGGGCTGCGAATATTTCGCCGGCGATGGCAACGCGTAGCATTTAA